A region of the Paenibacillus sp. J23TS9 genome:
AAATCAATTAATGACGTACAGCCTGGTGATCTGGTGCAAATTAAGATGAGCGACGGTCAGCTTTCATGCCAGGTGTGGGGAATGAAGGAGGATGGGCAAAATGACGGACAAGGAAAATGAGCTGAAGTTTGAGGACGCAATGATTCAGCTTGAAGACATCGTTGGGGAACTTGAACACGGCGACGTGCCTCTGGAGAAAGCAATCGAGCTTTTTCAGGAAGGAATGAAACTTTCACAACTCTGCAGTCAAAAGCTGGAGCAGGTGGAGCGTAAAATCGAAATGATCGTGGAAGAAGACGGTGAACTTCGCAAAAAGCCTTTCGGCTCTGAGCTTGATGTAAATGGCGGTGACGTACTTGAGTGAACAGGTCTCCTTCGGACAATATCATCAAAACATCATTGACCAGGTGACCACAAGACTGGAGGAGAGCCTTCCCGGCAGCTGGCAGATACCATCCTCACTTCGTGAAGCCATGCAGTATTCTTTGATGGCTGGCGGCAAACGGATGCGCCCGCTGCTTGTGATGGCCGCATGTGAGGCCCTGGAAGGAAATATGAATGCTGCCCTTGACGCCGCATGTGCTGTTGAAATGGTTCATACCTATTCCCTGATCCATGATGATCTGCCCGCGATGGATAATGATGATTACCGCCGAGGCAAGCTTACGAATCACAAGGTTTTTGGCGAAGCCACAGCCATTCTGGCGGGTGATGCACTGCTCACGCATGCCTTCTACCTTGTTGCGCAAATGTCCGGAGCTTATGGCATTCCAGCTGAACGGGTGGTGGAGATCACCATGGATCTGTCAGAGCTATCGGGCCCAAGAGGCATGGTGGGCGGTCAGGCAGCGGATATGGAAGGTGAACAAGGTCTGACGGAGCTATCACAGCTGGAATATATTCACCTTCACAAAACGAGTGATCTGATTATGTTTTCACTGCTAGCCGGCGGCAGAATTGCCGGAGCAGATGCGGCGAAGCTGGAAGCACTGCGGATGTTTGGACGCAAGCTTGGCCTGGCCTTTCAAATTCAGGACGATATTCTGGATATCGTCGGTGATGAGTCGAAGCTGGGTAAAAAAACACAAAGCGACATTAAACAGGAAAAGGTAACATATCCCTATTTTATTGGGCTCGAAGCTTCACGTGACGAAGTACTGCGCCTTACGCAAGAAGCCAAGGCAGCGGTTCTCGAAGCGGGTTTTTCCAATCCTTCCCGGCTGCTGGAAATCGCTGACTATCTGATGTACCGGGATCATTAATCGGCATCATTTTATGTTTGCGTAACGTTTTGTGATATAATGACGAAAAGAATCGCTGTTTCTGCAAGGAAAGCGTAACCATATGAATGAAAAGAGGCTTTTACATGGAAGCCGTACTTAATGAAAATATTTTATTCTATCAAGGAAAGCGGGGAGATTGACGTGCTGCTTCCACAAATTAATCAGCCTGATCAAATCAAATCTCTATCGGTTGAAGAGCTCTCTTCTCTGGCGGCAGAAATCCGTCAATTTCTGATTGAGAAGCTGTCTGTGACAGGAGGGCATCTTGCATCAAATTTGGGAGTGGTGG
Encoded here:
- the xseB gene encoding exodeoxyribonuclease VII small subunit, yielding MTDKENELKFEDAMIQLEDIVGELEHGDVPLEKAIELFQEGMKLSQLCSQKLEQVERKIEMIVEEDGELRKKPFGSELDVNGGDVLE
- a CDS encoding polyprenyl synthetase family protein, translated to MAVTYLSEQVSFGQYHQNIIDQVTTRLEESLPGSWQIPSSLREAMQYSLMAGGKRMRPLLVMAACEALEGNMNAALDAACAVEMVHTYSLIHDDLPAMDNDDYRRGKLTNHKVFGEATAILAGDALLTHAFYLVAQMSGAYGIPAERVVEITMDLSELSGPRGMVGGQAADMEGEQGLTELSQLEYIHLHKTSDLIMFSLLAGGRIAGADAAKLEALRMFGRKLGLAFQIQDDILDIVGDESKLGKKTQSDIKQEKVTYPYFIGLEASRDEVLRLTQEAKAAVLEAGFSNPSRLLEIADYLMYRDH